Genomic DNA from Halobaculum sp. CBA1158:
GATGGCGGTCGCGGCGCTCGCGAGCGCGCTCCCGTACCTCCGAGGCACCTTCGGAGCGGCGTACCTCGCGGTCGTAGTGCCGGCGGACGCTGCGATGCTCGGGGCGACGGCGTGGGGCTTTCGGGATCCGGCGACGGCGCAGCGATGGATCAAACGCGGGACGTTCCTCGCGGCGATCGCGTTCGTCGCGGGACGCGCCACGGTGGTGGTTGCGTGACAGGAATCCGTCCGCCGGAGGGTAATCCAATCATAAAGAATAATACCGGCTCACGGTAAGGACACGGTAGTTGGATGACCCCCGGCGAGACGGAGGCGAACACGAATCCGCGCGAGCACACCGTCCGCGTCGGGACCGCTGCGGGGGACCCACATGTATGATGTCGAACCGCTCGGGAGCGAGATCGAACCCGGGTCGAACGTTCTCGTCACCGGACCGCCCCTGAGCGGCAAGCGCGAACTCGCGCTCGACGTGCTCGCGGAAGGGACCCGAAACGGCGAGGGGGCGATCATGGTGACGACCAAAGACTCCGCCGACCGACTGCTCAAGCAGTTCGAAAAGCGGGTCTCCTACGAGGGTCGCCCCGTCGCCGTCGTCGACACCGTCACCCGCCAGCAGGGCGTGAGCGACGTGCGTGAAAGCGACCGGATCAAGTACACCTCCTCGCCGGTCGACATGACGGGGATCGGGATCAAGCTCTCGGAGTTCCTGGAGGCGTTCTACAAGGACCGCGGGATCAAGCGCAACCGCGTGATGGTCCACTCGCTGTCCACCCTCCTCATGTACTCGGACCTGCAGACGGTGTTCCGGTTCCTCCACGTGTTCACCGGCCGGATCCAGAGCGTCGAGGGGCTCGGGCTGTACTGCATCGACTCGACGGCCCACGACGATCAGACGATGAACACGCTGAAACAGCTGTTCGACGGCATCATCGAGACGCAGGAGGACGGCGAGCCGACGGTTCGGCTGGCGAACGCGTAGTACGTCGCCTCCGAGGGGTCGGTGGGGTCGCTGCCGCCGGTTCAGTTCGGGTCGTACCACGGCGAGGTCCGCGGCCGCCGCCCGCGGCGATCCCAACGGCGGTCCCCGGGGTCCCTCTCGATCCCGCCCGCGGCGACCGCACCGCTCCTCGTCCTCCCCAACCGGCTCGGTGCTCGCCCCGGCTCGCACCTCGCCCCCTCGCGCGCGTCCGGCGGGCACAGAGGCCCGCCGCCGCGCGCCGACGCGCCTTCCTCGTTCGTCGCATCCCTCTTGTTCGTCTCCCGTCCCTCGCACGAACTCTTTTCCCCGATGACGGTGGACTTCCGGGTATGCCAGTCACCGACGACGACGGCCTGCGCGAACTGCTCTCGATGGACCCCGTCGCGGTCGTCGGCTGCTCGAGCACGCCCGGCAAGGCCGCCCACGACATCCCCGAGTACCTCCAGGAACACGGCTACGAGGTGATCCCAGTGAACCCCTACGCCGACGAGATTCTCGGCCGCGAAGCGTACGACGCGCTGGCGGACGTCGAGGAGGAGATCGGACTCGTCGACGTGTTCCGTCCGAGCGAGGAGGTCGCGGGCATCGTCGACGACGTGCTGGCGCGTCGCGAGGACCGCGGCGACGTGGCGGGACTGTGGCTCCAACTCGGGATCACCGACGACGAGGCGCTCGCTCGCGCCGAGGACGCCGGCCTCCTGACGACGCAGGACACGTGTATGAAAGTCGAACACGGGCGTCTCGTGGGGTGAGCCACCGGTACGTCCGCGGGGCCTCGACAGTCAGAACGACTGTTGGTCGTTCTCCATCCCGGTCTGGCCCCCGCGGTCGTCGTAAAACTTCCGACCGATGAACGCGTCGTCGACCAGGCCGACGAGCGTGTCGTGGAGTTCCTTCGCCGAGTCGAACTCCGCGGTCTCCGCTCTGGCGAGCACCGCCGCCACGGTCGTGTCGTCGCCGTTCGGTGCCTCCAGCGTCACGTCGCCGACGCGTTCGACGGCGGTCTCGCGGTCCGTCGGGAACGACAGTTGACGGCTGAACTCCGCGCGTAGCTCCGAGAGTCGCATGGCTTACTACTCCGGGCCCGGAGAGAAGTGTCTGGTTTCGCGATACGTCCCCGTTGGATACGTGCGTCCGTGCGTTCGTGCGGCGTCGCAGCACGTCGGCGACGACGGCGGTGACAGCCGCGGGACGCGCCGTTTATCCGCGCTCCGGTCGAAGCCGGGCGCATGACTGCCAGCGCGCCCAACCGAAACACGCTGTGGGGTCGCGCCGTCGCCGACGAACTCGCCGCGGCGGGCGTCGACGCCGTCTGCGTCACTCCCGGCTCGCGCTCGACGCCGCTGACCGTCGCGTTCGCCGAGCACCCGGACATCCACGTGTTCTCGCATCTCGACGAACGCGCGTCCGCGTTCTTCGCGCTGGGCCGCGCCCGCCGCACCGGCGCGGTGACGCCGCTGGTGTGCACCTCCGGCACCGCCGCCGCGAACTTCCACCCGGCGGTGATGGAGGCCGCGAACTCGCGGGTGCCGATGCTCCTCCTGACCGCCGACCGGCCGCCCGAACTCCGCGACTCGGGCGCGAACCAGACGGTCGACCAAGAGAAGCTGTACGGCGACGCCGTCCGCTGGTACAGGGACCTCCCCGAGCCGGAGGCCGACGACCGGAAGCTCCGATCGCTTCGCACGGACCTCGCGCGCGCCGTCTCGACGGCCGAGGGCACGCCCGCGGGCCCGGTCCACCTGAACGTCCCGTTCCGCAAGCCGCTGGAGCCCGTCGAGGTCGAGGGCGACGTGCCCGCGGAGCTCCCGGAACTGGCCGCGGAGGGCCGCGACGACGGTCGGCCGTTCGTCTCGACGACCGCGGGCCACCCGATGCCCGACGAGCGCGACCTCCAACGGATCGCGGGGGCGCTCGAGGCCGAACGCGGCCTGATCGTCGCCGGTCCCGCGGATCCGCCGGGTCCGGATCCGCAGGCAGTGACGGCGCTGGCGCACGCGACCGGGTTCCCCGTCCTCGCGGACCCGCTCTCCGGGCTGCGGTTCGGTTCGGCGACCCGAGTCGCGCCCGTCCTCGGCGGCTACGACGGCGTGCTCGCCGGCGGGCCGCCCGACGACTGGCCGGACCCCGAGGTCGTCCTCCGGTTCGGGGCCTCGCCGACCTCGAAGCCGCTGCGCAAGTATCTCGCCGGCACCGACGCCCGCCAGTTCGTCGTCGACCCCGCGGGCGGGTGGCGCGAGGCGGAGTTCGCCGCCACCGACCTCGTGGTCGCCGACCCGTCGCGGCTCTGTGGCGCGCTCTCGCGGCAGGTAGGGCAGGTCGGCGGGGCCGGGGGCGCTTCCGGCTCCGACTCGACGGCGTGGCGCGAACGCTGGGAGGCCGCCGAGGCCGCTTACTGGGGGACGGTCGCCGACGAGGACCGCTTCTTCGAGGGGCGCGTGCTCGCGGACGTGGTCGACCTCGCGCCCGAGCCCTCGACCGTGTTCGTTTCCAACTCCATGCCCGTGCGCGACGCCGACCGCTTCGTCGCGCCCGCCGCCAAGGGACTCACGATGCTCGGCAACCGCGGTGCCTCCGGCATCGATGGCATCGTCTCGACGGCGCTGGGGGCCGGATCGGCCACGACCGACCACCTGACGCTCGTCACCGGCGACCTGGCGTACTACCACGACATGAACGGCCTGCTCGCGCTGGAGCGGTGTGACGTGGACGCGACGGTCGTCCTGATCGACAACGACGGCGGCGGCATCTTCCACATGCTCCCGATCGAGGACTTCGATCCGCCGTTCACGAGCCAGTTCAAGACACCCCACGGTCTCGACTTCGAGCCCACGGGCGACCTCTACGACCTGTCGTTCGCCCGCGTCGCCGGCGAGGACCGCGAGGGCTTTCGCGATCTGTACCGCGAGAGCGTCGCACGCGACGGATCCGACGTGATCGAAGTCGCGAGCGACGCCGAGGCGAGCCATCGCGTGCGCGAGGAAGTGACCGAGGCGGTCGCCGACGCTGTGGCCGAACGCGCGACCGAGGGCGAGTGATCCGGTGTTCG
This window encodes:
- a CDS encoding recombinase RecA, whose translation is MYDVEPLGSEIEPGSNVLVTGPPLSGKRELALDVLAEGTRNGEGAIMVTTKDSADRLLKQFEKRVSYEGRPVAVVDTVTRQQGVSDVRESDRIKYTSSPVDMTGIGIKLSEFLEAFYKDRGIKRNRVMVHSLSTLLMYSDLQTVFRFLHVFTGRIQSVEGLGLYCIDSTAHDDQTMNTLKQLFDGIIETQEDGEPTVRLANA
- a CDS encoding CoA-binding protein, producing MPVTDDDGLRELLSMDPVAVVGCSSTPGKAAHDIPEYLQEHGYEVIPVNPYADEILGREAYDALADVEEEIGLVDVFRPSEEVAGIVDDVLARREDRGDVAGLWLQLGITDDEALARAEDAGLLTTQDTCMKVEHGRLVG
- the menD gene encoding 2-succinyl-5-enolpyruvyl-6-hydroxy-3-cyclohexene-1-carboxylic-acid synthase produces the protein MTASAPNRNTLWGRAVADELAAAGVDAVCVTPGSRSTPLTVAFAEHPDIHVFSHLDERASAFFALGRARRTGAVTPLVCTSGTAAANFHPAVMEAANSRVPMLLLTADRPPELRDSGANQTVDQEKLYGDAVRWYRDLPEPEADDRKLRSLRTDLARAVSTAEGTPAGPVHLNVPFRKPLEPVEVEGDVPAELPELAAEGRDDGRPFVSTTAGHPMPDERDLQRIAGALEAERGLIVAGPADPPGPDPQAVTALAHATGFPVLADPLSGLRFGSATRVAPVLGGYDGVLAGGPPDDWPDPEVVLRFGASPTSKPLRKYLAGTDARQFVVDPAGGWREAEFAATDLVVADPSRLCGALSRQVGQVGGAGGASGSDSTAWRERWEAAEAAYWGTVADEDRFFEGRVLADVVDLAPEPSTVFVSNSMPVRDADRFVAPAAKGLTMLGNRGASGIDGIVSTALGAGSATTDHLTLVTGDLAYYHDMNGLLALERCDVDATVVLIDNDGGGIFHMLPIEDFDPPFTSQFKTPHGLDFEPTGDLYDLSFARVAGEDREGFRDLYRESVARDGSDVIEVASDAEASHRVREEVTEAVADAVAERATEGE